One genomic region from Proteus vulgaris encodes:
- the cysP gene encoding thiosulfate ABC transporter substrate-binding protein CysP: MKKNTIRTFALQATAALSLVVSSYAGAAQLLNSSYDIARELFTQLNSDFKTQWDAQHPDDKVTIKQSHAGSSKQALAILQGLPADVVTYNQVTDVQILHDKGKLIPADWQQRLPNNSSPYYSTMAYLVRKGNPKNITSWEDLTREDVKVVFPNPKTSGNGRYTYLAAWGAFEKAYGNDEKTQEAMKKFLKNVEVFDTGGRGATTSFIERGLGDVLISFESEVNNIRQQYGEDEYQVIVPPIDILAEFPVAWIDKNIQRNDSEALAKAYLNYLYSPRAQEIITQFNYRVNDKAVMAQKSAQFPATSLFTIEEVFGDWNNVMKTHFTTDGMLDKLLAQGRQ, translated from the coding sequence ATGAAGAAAAACACAATCAGAACCTTTGCATTACAAGCAACCGCAGCATTGTCTTTGGTTGTTAGTAGTTATGCTGGGGCTGCTCAATTACTTAATAGCTCTTACGATATCGCAAGAGAGCTATTCACACAGCTAAATAGCGATTTTAAAACGCAATGGGATGCTCAACATCCTGATGATAAAGTTACCATCAAACAATCACATGCAGGCTCATCTAAGCAGGCACTTGCAATATTACAAGGTTTACCCGCGGATGTAGTGACTTATAATCAAGTTACAGATGTGCAAATTTTGCATGATAAAGGCAAATTAATTCCTGCTGATTGGCAACAACGTCTTCCTAATAATAGCTCGCCTTATTATTCCACTATGGCGTATTTAGTACGCAAAGGAAATCCAAAGAACATTACTTCATGGGAAGATTTAACGCGTGAAGATGTCAAAGTGGTTTTCCCTAATCCTAAAACCTCTGGCAATGGTCGCTATACTTATTTAGCCGCGTGGGGTGCTTTCGAAAAAGCTTATGGTAATGATGAAAAGACACAAGAAGCGATGAAGAAATTCCTCAAGAATGTTGAGGTATTTGATACAGGAGGACGTGGTGCCACCACCTCATTTATCGAACGCGGACTTGGGGATGTTCTGATCAGTTTTGAATCTGAAGTTAATAACATTCGTCAACAATATGGCGAAGATGAATATCAAGTTATTGTGCCACCTATTGATATTCTAGCTGAGTTTCCTGTCGCTTGGATTGATAAAAATATTCAACGTAATGACTCCGAAGCATTGGCAAAAGCCTATCTAAATTATTTATACAGTCCTAGAGCACAAGAGATCATCACGCAATTTAATTATCGCGTAAATGATAAAGCGGTTATGGCTCAAAAGTCAGCACAGTTCCCAGCAACGTCATTATTTACGATTGAAGAGGTATTTGGTGACTGGAATAACGTGATGAAAACACATTTCACGACAGATGGCATGCTTGATAAGTTGTTAGCGCAAGGACGTCAATAA
- a CDS encoding Dyp-type peroxidase, with translation MSHAQSGILVAHSKFGLFIEAMVVGELEALREGCQKFMQSLSDLQKQFPDASLGAVVAFGSDLWKKLSDENSAPELKPFRPLGKGLAPATQRDLLIHIQSMRHDVNFSLAQAAIAAFGDAIKVEEEIHGFRWIEERDLSGFIDGTENPQDDERYGVALINDGVDAGGSYVLVQRYEHNLKKWARFSESDQEKMIGRTKKDSVELDESERNVTSHVSRVVIEEDGEELAILRHSLPYGTASGKHGLYFLAYCGRLYNIEQQLLSMFGELDGKHDDLLRMSKPVTGSYYFAPSYEVLKAL, from the coding sequence ATGTCTCATGCACAAAGTGGCATTTTAGTCGCACATAGTAAATTTGGTCTTTTTATCGAAGCAATGGTCGTAGGTGAATTAGAAGCGCTGCGTGAAGGGTGTCAGAAATTCATGCAATCATTATCTGATTTACAAAAGCAATTTCCTGATGCATCACTAGGCGCAGTTGTTGCATTTGGCTCTGATCTTTGGAAAAAACTTTCCGATGAAAACAGCGCACCAGAGCTGAAACCTTTTCGCCCTTTAGGCAAAGGTTTAGCACCTGCAACACAGCGTGATCTTCTTATTCATATTCAATCTATGCGCCATGATGTCAATTTCTCATTGGCACAAGCAGCAATTGCAGCTTTTGGTGATGCAATCAAAGTTGAAGAAGAAATCCATGGTTTCCGTTGGATAGAAGAACGTGATTTAAGTGGTTTTATTGATGGTACAGAAAATCCACAAGATGATGAGCGTTATGGCGTTGCACTGATTAATGACGGTGTTGATGCTGGTGGTAGTTATGTTTTAGTTCAACGTTATGAGCACAATCTGAAGAAATGGGCTCGTTTTAGTGAATCAGACCAAGAAAAAATGATCGGTCGTACTAAAAAAGACAGTGTTGAACTTGATGAATCTGAGCGTAATGTTACATCTCACGTTTCTCGTGTTGTGATTGAAGAAGATGGTGAAGAGTTAGCCATTCTACGTCACAGCCTGCCTTACGGTACTGCAAGCGGTAAACACGGTTTATATTTCTTAGCTTACTGTGGTCGTTTATATAATATCGAACAACAACTATTGAGTATGTTTGGTGAATTAGACGGCAAACATGACGACCTATTACGTATGAGTAAACCTGTAACAGGAAGTTATTACTTCGCACCTTCTTATGAAGTATTAAAAGCACTGTAA
- the ptsI gene encoding phosphoenolpyruvate-protein phosphotransferase PtsI, which yields MISGILASPGIAFGQTLLLKEEPIIISQRKIQSDEIENQIERFKDGRNKSAQQLEIIKERAEKNLGADKAEIFEGHIMLLEDEELEQEIVTLIKSDKKTAEAAVQSVIEDQATALEALDDEYLKERAADVRDIGKRLMRNILEMPIIDLSAISEKVILVATDLTPSETAQLSLDNVLGFITDLGGRTSHTSIMARSLEIPAIVGTSNATQTIKKDDYLVLDAINNKIIINPSDEELETLKTIKEEYLHEKEELAKLKDLPAITLDGHQVEVCANIGTVRDVAGAERNGAEGVGLYRTEFLFMDRDSLPTEDEQFQAYKAVAEAVGSPAVIIRTMDIGGDKDLPYMNLPKEENPFLGWRAIRICLDRKEILHSQLRAILRASAFGKLRIMFPMIISVEEIRALKAELEILKSQLREEKKAFDESIEVGVMVETPAAAVMARHMAKEVDFFSIGTNDLTQYTLAVDRGNELISHLYNPMSPAVLNLIKQVIDASHAEGKWTGMCGELAGDERATLLLLGMGLDEFSMSAISIPRIKKVIRNANYDDAKALAEQALAQPTAKELMDLVETFTKEKTLC from the coding sequence ATGATTTCAGGAATTTTAGCATCACCCGGTATCGCATTTGGTCAAACCCTTCTCCTCAAAGAAGAACCTATCATCATTAGCCAACGTAAGATCCAAAGTGATGAGATTGAGAATCAAATCGAACGCTTCAAAGACGGCCGTAACAAATCTGCACAACAACTAGAAATCATTAAAGAGCGTGCTGAAAAGAACCTTGGTGCGGATAAAGCCGAAATCTTTGAAGGCCATATCATGTTGCTAGAAGATGAAGAGTTAGAACAAGAAATTGTTACTCTCATCAAAAGCGACAAAAAAACCGCTGAAGCGGCAGTTCAATCTGTTATTGAAGATCAAGCAACTGCATTAGAAGCATTAGACGATGAATACCTAAAAGAACGTGCAGCTGACGTTCGCGATATTGGTAAGCGCTTAATGCGCAATATCTTAGAAATGCCAATTATCGATTTAAGCGCTATCTCAGAAAAAGTGATTTTAGTTGCAACTGACCTTACCCCTTCTGAAACTGCACAATTAAGTTTAGACAACGTATTAGGTTTTATCACTGACTTAGGTGGTAGAACATCCCACACTTCTATCATGGCTCGCTCATTAGAAATTCCAGCTATTGTAGGAACATCTAATGCGACACAAACCATTAAAAAAGACGATTATCTCGTTCTTGATGCGATTAATAACAAAATCATTATTAATCCATCAGATGAGGAACTTGAGACATTAAAAACTATCAAAGAAGAGTACCTGCACGAAAAAGAAGAATTAGCAAAACTTAAAGACTTACCTGCTATTACGCTTGATGGGCATCAAGTCGAAGTTTGCGCTAATATTGGTACAGTTCGAGATGTTGCTGGTGCTGAACGTAATGGTGCTGAAGGTGTTGGTCTGTATCGTACCGAATTCTTATTTATGGATAGAGACTCTTTACCAACAGAAGATGAGCAATTCCAAGCCTATAAAGCGGTAGCAGAAGCGGTAGGAAGTCCTGCGGTCATTATTCGTACTATGGATATTGGCGGTGATAAAGACTTACCTTACATGAACCTACCAAAAGAAGAGAACCCATTCTTAGGCTGGCGTGCAATTCGTATTTGTCTTGACCGTAAAGAGATCCTTCATTCACAATTACGTGCTATCTTAAGAGCATCTGCTTTTGGTAAACTACGCATTATGTTTCCAATGATTATCTCTGTTGAAGAGATCCGTGCATTGAAAGCAGAACTTGAAATACTGAAAAGCCAGCTTCGTGAAGAAAAGAAAGCTTTTGATGAATCTATTGAAGTCGGTGTGATGGTAGAAACCCCAGCCGCAGCAGTAATGGCTCGTCATATGGCAAAAGAAGTTGACTTTTTTAGTATTGGGACTAACGATCTAACACAATATACTCTGGCTGTAGACCGTGGAAATGAGCTGATATCTCATCTATATAATCCAATGTCACCTGCAGTACTCAACCTGATAAAACAGGTGATTGATGCATCACATGCTGAAGGTAAATGGACTGGAATGTGTGGTGAACTTGCTGGAGATGAACGAGCAACATTGCTCCTTCTTGGCATGGGATTAGATGAGTTTAGTATGAGTGCTATTTCAATTCCTCGCATCAAAAAAGTGATTCGTAATGCGAATTACGATGATGCAAAAGCACTGGCAGAACAAGCACTTGCTCAGCCAACTGCAAAAGAATTGATGGACTTAGTAGAAACTTTTACTAAAGAAAAGACACTGTGCTAA
- the cysK gene encoding cysteine synthase A produces MSKIFEDNSQTIGHTPLIRLKHFGNGNILAKVESRNPSFSVKCRIGANMIWDAEKKGILKEGVELVEPTSGNTGIALAYVAAARGYKLTLTMPDTMSVERRKLLKALGANLVLTEGAKGMKGAIDKANEIRDSDPKRYLLLQQFSNPANPEIHEKTTGPEIWNDTDGEVAAVIAGVGTGGTITGIGRYLKKTQGKAVTMVAVEPTGSPVITQALAGEEIKPGPHKIQGIGAGFIPENLDLSLLDRVIQITNEEAFDTARELMTKEGILAGISSGAAIAAAVKLAKEPEFANKEIVVILPSSGERYLSTPLFADISDS; encoded by the coding sequence ATGAGCAAGATTTTCGAAGACAACTCGCAAACTATTGGACACACTCCCTTAATTCGCTTAAAGCATTTCGGAAATGGCAACATTCTGGCTAAAGTGGAATCTCGTAACCCAAGCTTCAGTGTAAAATGCCGTATCGGTGCCAACATGATTTGGGATGCAGAAAAGAAAGGTATTCTTAAAGAAGGCGTTGAGCTTGTAGAACCTACCAGTGGTAATACGGGGATTGCTCTTGCTTATGTTGCAGCGGCTCGTGGCTACAAATTAACACTGACCATGCCAGACACTATGAGTGTAGAACGTCGTAAATTACTCAAGGCATTGGGGGCTAATTTAGTGCTGACTGAAGGCGCTAAAGGCATGAAAGGTGCCATCGATAAAGCCAATGAAATTCGCGATAGCGATCCTAAGCGTTACCTTTTACTACAACAGTTTAGCAACCCAGCTAACCCTGAGATCCATGAAAAAACTACAGGTCCAGAGATCTGGAATGATACAGATGGTGAAGTCGCTGCTGTTATTGCTGGCGTCGGCACGGGTGGTACAATTACGGGTATTGGCCGCTATTTGAAAAAGACTCAAGGTAAAGCGGTAACAATGGTTGCAGTTGAACCTACAGGCTCTCCTGTTATTACACAAGCCTTAGCAGGTGAAGAAATTAAACCCGGTCCACATAAAATCCAAGGTATTGGTGCTGGTTTTATTCCTGAAAACCTAGATTTATCGTTGCTGGATCGTGTTATTCAAATCACTAACGAAGAAGCCTTTGATACTGCTCGTGAACTTATGACTAAAGAAGGTATTCTCGCAGGTATTTCTTCTGGTGCAGCGATTGCGGCAGCAGTAAAACTCGCAAAAGAACCAGAATTTGCAAATAAAGAAATCGTGGTTATTTTACCTTCATCAGGTGAGCGTTATTTAAGCACCCCACTTTTTGCTGACATTTCTGACAGCTAA
- the cysA gene encoding sulfate/thiosulfate ABC transporter ATP-binding protein CysA, whose protein sequence is MSIEINSVTKYFDRTEVLHDVNLDVASGEMVALLGPSGSGKTTLLRIIAGLEHQTQGNICFEGQDVSRLHARDRKVGFVFQHYALFRHMTVFENIAFGLTVLPRRDRSNKEAIHKKVQQLLEMIQLPHLAQRYPAQLSGGQKQRVALARALAVEPQILLLDEPFGALDAKVRTELRRWLRELHEELKFTSVFVTHDQQEAMEVADRIVIMGNGKIEQVGTPQEVWQSPQSRFVLEFLGDVNHLKGEINGAQLQIGGYHLPLSVTPLYQGSVDVFLRPWEIALSVHANSVCRLPVKVIEVSPKGHYWQLILQPLGWSETPITAVWNDISSAPTKGNTYYMGGAQARLYTGDTPLNTVSLAYTA, encoded by the coding sequence ATGAGTATTGAAATTAATAGTGTCACAAAATATTTTGATCGCACTGAAGTGTTGCATGATGTCAACCTTGATGTGGCTTCAGGTGAAATGGTGGCGCTGCTAGGGCCTTCAGGATCAGGTAAAACAACGCTTTTGCGTATTATTGCTGGCCTTGAACATCAAACCCAAGGAAATATTTGTTTCGAGGGGCAAGATGTTAGCCGATTACATGCTAGAGATCGCAAAGTCGGTTTTGTTTTTCAGCACTATGCGTTGTTTCGCCATATGACTGTATTTGAGAATATCGCTTTTGGTCTAACGGTATTGCCTCGACGAGATCGTTCTAACAAAGAAGCTATTCATAAAAAAGTACAACAGTTGTTAGAAATGATCCAATTGCCTCATTTAGCACAACGTTATCCAGCACAATTATCGGGTGGGCAAAAACAGCGTGTCGCTTTAGCAAGAGCTTTAGCTGTTGAACCTCAAATTTTATTACTCGATGAGCCTTTTGGCGCTTTAGATGCCAAAGTAAGAACGGAATTACGCCGTTGGTTACGTGAATTGCATGAAGAGCTTAAATTTACCAGTGTCTTTGTTACTCATGATCAACAAGAAGCGATGGAAGTGGCTGATCGCATTGTGATTATGGGGAATGGCAAAATAGAGCAAGTAGGAACACCACAAGAGGTATGGCAATCACCTCAAAGTCGCTTTGTTTTAGAATTTTTAGGTGATGTAAATCATCTAAAAGGTGAAATTAATGGTGCTCAATTACAGATTGGTGGATATCATTTGCCATTATCGGTGACACCGCTTTATCAAGGTTCGGTAGATGTGTTTTTACGTCCTTGGGAAATAGCATTAAGTGTACATGCCAACAGTGTTTGCCGATTGCCTGTTAAGGTTATTGAGGTATCGCCAAAAGGGCATTATTGGCAGTTGATTTTACAGCCATTAGGATGGAGTGAAACACCGATTACTGCGGTTTGGAATGATATTTCTTCTGCACCAACAAAAGGAAATACCTATTATATGGGAGGTGCTCAAGCCCGTTTATATACGGGAGATACTCCCTTAAATACGGTGTCGTTAGCCTATACCGCGTGA
- the crr gene encoding PTS glucose transporter subunit IIA produces MGLFDKLKSLVSEEKKGSGTIDIVAPLSGEIVNIEDVPDVVFAEKIVGDGIAIKPAGNKIVAPVDGTIGKIFETNHAFSIESDNGIELFVHFGIDTVELKGEGFKRIAEEGQQVKVGDTILEFDLAVLEEKAKSVLTPVVISNMDEIQGLTKMTGPVTVGETVIIQIKK; encoded by the coding sequence ATGGGTCTGTTTGATAAATTAAAATCACTGGTTTCAGAGGAAAAGAAAGGCAGTGGCACGATTGATATTGTTGCACCACTTTCTGGTGAAATCGTCAATATCGAAGATGTTCCTGATGTTGTTTTCGCTGAAAAAATCGTAGGTGACGGTATTGCTATCAAACCTGCTGGTAATAAAATTGTTGCGCCAGTTGATGGTACTATCGGTAAAATTTTCGAGACTAACCATGCTTTCTCTATTGAGTCTGACAACGGTATCGAGTTATTTGTCCACTTCGGTATCGACACTGTTGAACTGAAAGGTGAAGGGTTTAAACGTATCGCTGAAGAAGGTCAGCAAGTAAAAGTCGGTGATACTATTTTAGAATTTGACTTGGCTGTATTAGAAGAAAAAGCAAAATCAGTTCTAACGCCAGTTGTTATCTCTAATATGGATGAAATCCAAGGTTTAACCAAAATGACAGGCCCAGTTACTGTTGGTGAAACCGTTATTATTCAGATTAAAAAATAA
- the cysW gene encoding sulfate/thiosulfate ABC transporter permease CysW has protein sequence MSDIMQQRSVYRRQIDWVKWGLILTGVVLSILFLVVPIAWIFMTAFSKGIEIFTENLLDSDMLHAVWLTVLIALITVPVNMLFGVSMAWLVTRFRFPGRQLLMTLIDIPFAVSPVVAGLLYLLFYGSNGWAGQWLSQFDIQLMFSWPGMVLVTVFVTCPFVVRELVPVMMSQGSQEDEAAVLLGASGWKMFWRVTLPNIRWALLYGVVLTNARAIGEFGAVSVVSGAIRGETYSLPLQVELLHQDYNTVGAFTAAALLAMMAIFTLMFKSALQWHLARQQ, from the coding sequence ATGTCAGATATTATGCAACAACGCTCTGTTTATCGTCGCCAAATTGATTGGGTGAAGTGGGGGTTAATCCTTACGGGCGTTGTGTTATCCATTTTATTTTTAGTTGTGCCTATTGCGTGGATCTTTATGACCGCGTTTTCAAAAGGTATTGAAATATTTACTGAGAATTTATTGGATAGTGACATGTTACACGCGGTTTGGTTAACCGTACTCATCGCGTTAATCACCGTACCTGTCAATATGTTGTTTGGTGTCAGTATGGCATGGCTTGTCACACGTTTTCGTTTCCCGGGACGCCAGCTATTAATGACATTGATTGATATTCCATTTGCAGTGTCTCCAGTGGTTGCTGGATTACTCTATCTGCTTTTTTACGGTAGCAATGGCTGGGCAGGGCAATGGTTATCTCAATTTGATATCCAATTGATGTTCTCATGGCCGGGAATGGTACTAGTTACGGTATTTGTCACTTGTCCTTTTGTCGTGAGAGAACTGGTACCAGTGATGATGAGCCAAGGCAGTCAAGAAGATGAAGCTGCCGTGTTATTAGGGGCGAGTGGTTGGAAGATGTTTTGGCGAGTGACATTACCGAATATTCGCTGGGCATTGTTATATGGCGTGGTATTAACCAATGCCAGAGCCATCGGTGAATTTGGTGCAGTTTCTGTGGTATCCGGCGCTATTCGTGGCGAAACCTATTCACTACCGCTACAAGTTGAATTACTGCATCAAGATTATAATACCGTTGGTGCATTTACTGCGGCTGCATTACTCGCGATGATGGCAATCTTCACCTTAATGTTTAAAAGTGCGTTGCAATGGCATTTAGCTCGTCAGCAATGA
- a CDS encoding GNAT family acetyltransferase, whose amino-acid sequence MEIRVFRQDDFEAIITLWERCDLISPDNDPEIDIERKLNHSPDLFLIAEVAGEIVGSVMGGYDGHRGSLYYLGVHPDFRGRGIANALISRLEKKLIAKGCPQITLVVPEENDATICMFEKLLYEDQNQESTTYTKRLIVDQDFDL is encoded by the coding sequence ATGGAAATACGTGTATTTCGCCAAGATGATTTTGAGGCAATTATTACACTTTGGGAGCGTTGCGATTTGATATCGCCTGATAACGATCCTGAAATTGATATTGAAAGAAAATTAAACCACTCACCCGATTTATTTTTGATAGCGGAAGTGGCTGGTGAGATTGTGGGTAGTGTGATGGGAGGCTACGATGGTCATCGTGGCTCTTTATACTATTTAGGCGTTCACCCAGATTTTCGAGGAAGAGGCATTGCGAACGCATTGATCTCTCGATTAGAGAAAAAGCTGATAGCGAAAGGGTGCCCTCAAATTACATTAGTTGTACCAGAAGAAAATGATGCAACAATTTGTATGTTTGAGAAGTTATTGTATGAAGATCAAAACCAAGAAAGCACAACTTATACTAAGCGATTAATTGTTGATCAGGATTTTGATCTCTAA
- the cysT gene encoding sulfate/thiosulfate ABC transporter permease CysT: MFTTTSKRVLPGFGLSLGGTLFYTCLILLLPMSALVVQLSDMNWSQYWAVITHPQIVAAYKVTLLAAAVASIFNAVFGMLLAWIITRYRFPGRQLLDGLMDLPFALPTAVAGLTLATLFSTQGWYGFVLDKFDIKVINTWIGIAVAMAFTSLPFVVRTVQPVLEELGPEYEEAAETLGANRWQTFRKVVLPELSPALIAGTALSFTRSLGEFGAVIFIAGNIAWQTEVVSLMIFIRLQEFDYPAASAVASVILLVSLVLLFSINGLQSRFGQRLRGH, translated from the coding sequence ATGTTTACCACAACCAGCAAACGGGTATTACCAGGATTTGGATTAAGTTTAGGTGGAACACTGTTTTATACCTGCTTGATTTTACTGTTACCAATGAGTGCGCTGGTTGTGCAACTTTCTGATATGAATTGGTCTCAATATTGGGCGGTGATAACACACCCTCAAATTGTGGCTGCTTATAAAGTCACATTACTTGCGGCAGCTGTTGCCAGTATTTTTAATGCGGTTTTCGGTATGTTGCTTGCGTGGATCATTACTCGTTACCGTTTTCCGGGTAGACAACTACTTGATGGTTTAATGGATTTACCTTTTGCTTTGCCTACGGCTGTTGCGGGTCTCACACTTGCGACACTTTTTTCAACACAAGGCTGGTACGGTTTTGTATTGGATAAATTTGATATCAAAGTTATCAACACATGGATTGGTATCGCTGTTGCGATGGCTTTTACCAGTTTGCCTTTTGTTGTAAGAACCGTTCAGCCCGTTCTTGAAGAATTAGGTCCTGAGTATGAAGAAGCGGCTGAAACGCTAGGGGCGAATCGTTGGCAGACTTTTCGTAAGGTTGTCTTACCTGAGTTGTCGCCAGCATTAATAGCAGGAACCGCACTCTCTTTTACGCGCAGTTTAGGTGAATTTGGCGCTGTTATTTTTATTGCTGGCAATATTGCGTGGCAAACAGAAGTTGTTTCTTTGATGATTTTTATTCGATTACAAGAATTTGATTATCCTGCGGCAAGTGCCGTTGCTTCTGTAATTTTACTTGTTTCATTAGTCTTACTGTTTTCAATTAATGGATTACAAAGCCGATTTGGACAACGGTTGAGGGGGCATTGA
- the cysM gene encoding cysteine synthase CysM produces MAGLEQFIGNTPLVKLQRLTQEVDAEIWVKLEGNNPAGSVKDRAALSMIEQAELRGEIKPGDTLIEATSGNTGIALAMIAAVKGYRLKLLMPENMSKERQASMQAYGAELILVSREVGMEGARDLAQQMEHQGEGKVLDQFNNPDNPRAHFISTGPEIWQQTQGRITHFVSSMGTTGTITGVGSYLKTQSDSVQIIGLQPEEKSQIPGIRRWSPAYLPGIFKKELVDSVIDMSQTEAESTMRLLAKQEGIFCGVSSGGAVAGALRVARENPGAVIVAIVCDRGDRYLSTGVYSS; encoded by the coding sequence GTGGCAGGGTTAGAACAATTTATTGGTAATACACCATTAGTAAAACTACAACGACTAACACAAGAGGTGGACGCTGAAATCTGGGTTAAGCTTGAAGGCAATAATCCTGCAGGTTCAGTAAAAGACAGAGCTGCATTATCGATGATTGAACAAGCGGAATTACGCGGTGAAATAAAACCGGGTGATACGCTGATTGAAGCAACCAGTGGTAATACAGGTATTGCCTTGGCGATGATTGCAGCGGTAAAAGGTTACCGTTTAAAGTTGTTAATGCCTGAAAATATGAGTAAAGAGCGTCAAGCATCAATGCAAGCTTATGGTGCAGAATTGATTTTAGTCAGCCGTGAAGTCGGTATGGAAGGTGCGCGAGATCTCGCACAACAGATGGAACATCAGGGCGAAGGTAAGGTATTAGACCAATTTAATAACCCAGATAATCCAAGAGCTCATTTTATTTCTACAGGCCCTGAAATTTGGCAACAAACACAAGGTCGTATTACGCATTTTGTTTCGAGTATGGGAACAACAGGGACGATCACCGGTGTGGGAAGTTACTTAAAAACACAATCTGATAGCGTGCAAATTATAGGTCTTCAGCCTGAAGAAAAAAGCCAGATCCCAGGTATTCGTCGTTGGTCACCAGCTTATTTGCCGGGCATATTTAAAAAAGAGCTGGTGGATAGCGTGATAGATATGTCACAAACTGAAGCAGAATCAACGATGCGCCTTTTAGCTAAACAAGAGGGTATCTTCTGTGGTGTGAGTTCTGGAGGCGCTGTTGCTGGCGCTCTGCGCGTTGCAAGAGAAAATCCAGGGGCAGTGATTGTTGCGATTGTTTGTGATAGGGGTGATCGTTATTTGTCGACAGGCGTTTACTCGTCATAA
- a CDS encoding RpoE-regulated lipoprotein — MMPKFWLPLCLSTSVLLLSGCSSMGGMSFSALNPMNWFSNNTLTVSANGLGNITGSTKITESEIKNELGGSFNYREGMEMQGSDIIVVVQALEDKSVQVAFYGKEKGTVEKIEVFDAKATTDWGTTMGTPFKDIYKKAFGACSKGPKDEKLRTILCQSTEAKSVSYVFSGQWDGPDGLMPPDEVLSNWTLTQIIWQNKSPSRYSL, encoded by the coding sequence ATGATGCCTAAGTTTTGGTTACCCTTGTGTTTAAGCACAAGTGTTTTGCTATTAAGTGGCTGTTCATCCATGGGAGGAATGTCTTTTTCTGCACTAAATCCGATGAATTGGTTTTCAAATAATACGCTGACTGTTTCTGCCAATGGATTAGGAAATATCACCGGTTCAACAAAAATAACAGAAAGTGAAATAAAAAATGAGCTAGGTGGTAGCTTCAATTATCGTGAAGGTATGGAGATGCAAGGTAGCGATATTATTGTTGTCGTCCAAGCTCTCGAAGATAAGAGCGTTCAAGTGGCTTTCTATGGCAAAGAAAAAGGCACTGTTGAAAAAATAGAAGTCTTTGATGCCAAAGCAACGACGGATTGGGGCACAACGATGGGTACACCATTTAAAGATATCTATAAAAAAGCATTTGGTGCATGTAGCAAAGGCCCTAAAGATGAAAAACTGAGAACTATTTTATGCCAATCCACAGAAGCTAAATCGGTGAGTTATGTCTTCAGTGGTCAATGGGATGGTCCTGATGGATTAATGCCACCTGATGAAGTTTTATCTAACTGGACATTAACGCAAATTATTTGGCAGAACAAATCGCCTTCACGCTATTCCCTATAA
- the ptsH gene encoding phosphocarrier protein Hpr — MYQQEVTITAPNGLHTRPAAQFVKEAKTFSSDITLISSGKSASAKSLFKLQTLGLTQGTVVTISAEGEDEKQAVEALVKLMAELE; from the coding sequence ATGTACCAGCAAGAAGTTACTATTACAGCACCAAACGGCTTACATACTCGTCCTGCAGCACAATTTGTAAAAGAAGCCAAAACATTCTCTTCTGATATCACGCTTATCTCTAGCGGTAAATCTGCCAGCGCTAAGAGCCTTTTCAAATTACAAACTTTAGGCTTAACCCAAGGTACTGTAGTGACTATCTCTGCTGAAGGCGAAGATGAAAAACAAGCTGTTGAAGCGTTAGTAAAATTAATGGCGGAATTAGAGTAA